In the genome of Flavobacterium panacagri, one region contains:
- a CDS encoding TIGR03643 family protein, translating to MKKLKQQFADRDLDRIIEMAWEDRTPFEAIEHQFALKEADVKTLMKKELKTGSYILWRKRVENCKTKHLQKRCEQISRFKCREQRGISNNKIAKKK from the coding sequence ATGAAAAAATTAAAACAGCAGTTTGCTGATCGTGACCTGGACCGCATTATTGAAATGGCATGGGAAGACAGAACCCCTTTTGAGGCTATTGAACACCAGTTTGCGCTTAAGGAAGCTGATGTAAAAACTTTAATGAAGAAGGAACTCAAAACCGGCAGTTATATACTTTGGCGTAAAAGGGTAGAAAATTGTAAAACAAAGCATCTGCAGAAACGCTGTGAGCAGATCAGCCGCTTTAAGTGCAGAGAGCAGCGGGGCATTTCCAATAACAAAATAGCAAAGAAGAAATAA
- a CDS encoding sensor histidine kinase, with protein MYRNPGLLQNIIDAIPLPVGVYVGDNLEIALANDAMIKTWGKGNDVLGKTYLSVVPEIENQQILDEALGVLKTGTAFHAVGRKVDLVMQGIMTEYYFNYSFIPLFDEHGKVYGVLNTGADITDLHKAKEETLKANEKLTIAIESSGIGSYEIDLETKKIKTSANFNTICSIGSETTNDDLIAKLHPEDLHAREKAHQQSEETGKICYEARILNDDGAYRWAKINGKIIKDKDGSAKTIIGIVQDIHEHKEFQEELKKQVAARTNELTRSNRDLMHFASVVSHDLREPLRKIKIFNTLLRNDIEENVNEKSKKYLHKVSQSAQRMENIIEGILTYSTLDKTSQVIETINLNKVIEDIKIDLELIIREKGAILVTSDLPQIQGAPILINQLFYNLLQNALKFSKADQPPRIIITSSIINSDGQDFVQIKIKDNGIGIEAEFAEKIFTAFERLHSKDQYEGNGLGLALCRKIAERHNGKITAAGEKDNGAEFTVTLPLQQKADTL; from the coding sequence ATGTACCGAAATCCAGGGCTTCTACAAAATATAATTGATGCTATCCCTCTTCCCGTCGGGGTGTATGTGGGAGATAATTTAGAAATTGCACTGGCCAATGATGCCATGATCAAAACATGGGGCAAAGGAAATGATGTGCTTGGAAAAACCTATCTCAGCGTGGTTCCTGAAATTGAAAACCAGCAGATTCTCGATGAGGCCCTTGGCGTTCTTAAAACCGGAACTGCCTTTCATGCTGTGGGCAGAAAAGTAGATCTGGTCATGCAGGGAATTATGACCGAATATTACTTTAATTATAGTTTTATTCCGCTTTTTGACGAGCATGGAAAAGTCTATGGCGTGCTTAATACCGGCGCTGATATCACAGATCTGCACAAAGCAAAAGAAGAAACCCTGAAAGCAAATGAAAAATTAACCATAGCCATAGAAAGTTCCGGGATAGGAAGCTACGAAATAGACCTTGAGACCAAAAAAATCAAGACTTCAGCAAATTTCAATACGATCTGCTCGATTGGAAGCGAAACAACAAATGACGATTTAATTGCAAAGCTGCACCCAGAGGACCTTCATGCGCGCGAAAAAGCGCACCAGCAGTCCGAGGAAACGGGAAAAATATGCTATGAAGCGCGGATTTTAAATGATGACGGCGCCTACCGCTGGGCTAAAATCAATGGAAAGATTATCAAGGACAAGGACGGGTCTGCAAAGACCATCATTGGTATTGTTCAGGATATACACGAGCATAAGGAATTTCAGGAGGAATTAAAAAAACAGGTGGCTGCCCGCACAAATGAACTCACGCGTTCCAATCGTGATCTGATGCATTTTGCCAGCGTAGTGAGCCACGATCTTCGAGAGCCGCTGCGAAAAATTAAAATTTTCAATACCCTTTTACGAAATGACATAGAAGAAAATGTTAATGAAAAATCTAAAAAATACCTTCATAAAGTAAGCCAGTCCGCCCAGAGAATGGAAAATATCATAGAGGGAATTTTGACCTATTCCACCCTTGACAAAACTTCACAGGTTATAGAAACAATTAATCTTAATAAGGTTATTGAAGACATAAAAATAGACCTTGAGCTCATAATAAGGGAAAAAGGTGCTATTTTAGTTACTTCTGATCTTCCACAGATTCAGGGAGCCCCGATTTTAATTAACCAGCTTTTCTATAACCTCCTGCAAAATGCCTTAAAATTTTCCAAAGCGGACCAGCCTCCAAGGATTATCATAACAAGCAGCATCATCAATAGTGACGGCCAGGATTTTGTACAGATAAAAATAAAGGATAATGGTATTGGAATTGAGGCTGAATTTGCAGAAAAGATTTTTACGGCATTTGAAAGACTGCATTCCAAAGACCAGTACGAGGGAAATGGCCTTGGGCTTGCCCTGTGCAGAAAGATTGCCGAAAGGCATAATGGTAAAATAACTGCAGCCGGGGAAAAGGACAACGGCGCTGAATTTACGGTGACCCTTCCTTTACAACAAAAAGCCGATACGCTGTAG
- a CDS encoding VIT1/CCC1 transporter family protein — protein sequence MEAENHYITRSGWLRAAVLGANDGILSTTSLAIGVAAASVSREPILLAATAGLVAGALSMAAGEYVSVSSQADVETADLTREKEELKNMPESELEELTHIYMKRGLNSELAKQVAVELTAHNALQTHARDELGINEITQANPLMAAFASAVSFVIGGLLPLLVAILAPIKEMVLYQYGFSILFLALSGMLAAKAGGSHTLKAVMRICIWGTFAMAASALVGYIFGVHTA from the coding sequence ATGGAAGCTGAAAATCATTACATCACCAGAAGCGGGTGGCTGAGGGCAGCAGTTCTGGGCGCCAATGACGGAATTTTATCCACCACCAGCCTGGCTATTGGCGTGGCAGCTGCAAGCGTGAGCAGAGAACCTATTCTGCTGGCGGCAACAGCCGGTTTAGTGGCAGGTGCATTGTCCATGGCCGCAGGCGAATACGTATCGGTAAGCTCTCAGGCTGATGTTGAAACTGCTGATCTTACCCGCGAGAAAGAGGAACTTAAAAATATGCCTGAATCAGAGCTTGAGGAACTGACCCATATTTATATGAAGCGCGGGCTGAACAGTGAACTGGCAAAACAGGTTGCAGTCGAATTGACAGCCCATAATGCACTTCAAACACATGCGAGAGATGAGCTCGGAATCAATGAAATTACCCAGGCTAATCCCTTAATGGCCGCTTTCGCATCAGCTGTATCTTTTGTCATAGGGGGCTTGCTGCCGCTGCTGGTGGCTATTTTAGCTCCCATAAAAGAAATGGTATTGTACCAGTATGGTTTTTCAATACTCTTTTTGGCATTATCGGGAATGCTGGCCGCTAAGGCCGGGGGATCCCATACGCTGAAAGCTGTAATGCGTATCTGCATCTGGGGAACTTTTGCAATGGCAGCCTCAGCCTTGGTCGGTTATATTTTCGGGGTTCATACGGCTTAA
- a CDS encoding thioredoxin family protein, whose amino-acid sequence MKLITLLLLMTVLPINWEPDFNNAKKTAKEKHELILLNFSGSDWCGPCIVTRRDYLESQVFSEMANENLVLVNADFPRKKKNIGTPQQVKRNEDLAEIYNKEGNFPLTLLLDADGKVLKTWHGKPESTPEQWTAEIKAICESRK is encoded by the coding sequence ATGAAACTAATTACATTATTGCTTTTAATGACCGTGCTTCCCATTAACTGGGAACCTGATTTTAATAATGCAAAAAAAACAGCAAAAGAAAAACATGAATTAATACTGCTCAACTTCTCGGGTTCAGACTGGTGCGGACCCTGCATTGTGACGCGCAGAGATTATCTTGAAAGCCAGGTATTCTCAGAGATGGCAAATGAAAATCTGGTACTTGTTAATGCTGATTTTCCAAGGAAAAAGAAAAATATCGGAACACCGCAGCAGGTTAAACGAAATGAAGATTTAGCCGAAATATACAACAAGGAAGGAAATTTTCCCCTGACGCTTCTTTTGGATGCCGATGGAAAAGTGCTTAAAACCTGGCATGGAAAACCCGAATCTACTCCTGAACAGTGGACTGCCGAAATAAAAGCGATCTGTGAGAGCCGAAAATAA
- a CDS encoding FAD:protein FMN transferase, with product MGNSFTITVVAENEKTGNENIALATQEIKRIEKLLTTYKQDSQTNLINDNAGIAPVKVDLEVFNLIERSIGISRITQGAFDISYGSIDKSLWNFDKSMTSLPDAQTALKMVHLIDYRNIILDRENTTVFLKEKGMRIGFGGIGKGYAAEMAKQILIKHNVQSGIINASGDLSAWGLQPNGKKWTIGVADPDSPNAAFSYMEISNKAVATSGNYEKFVTINGKKYSHTIDPKTGLPISGIKSVTIIASNAEFADAMATPIAVMGIKAGLFLIDQIPDLFCIIIDDNNKIYTSKNINLK from the coding sequence ATGGGGAACAGCTTTACCATAACAGTTGTTGCTGAAAATGAAAAAACAGGAAATGAGAATATTGCACTTGCCACCCAGGAAATCAAACGGATTGAAAAACTTTTGACTACCTATAAACAGGACAGCCAGACCAATCTGATCAATGATAACGCAGGAATAGCACCCGTTAAAGTAGATTTGGAGGTTTTTAATCTTATTGAAAGATCTATCGGAATTTCGAGAATCACACAAGGTGCATTTGATATTTCTTATGGAAGTATCGACAAAAGTCTGTGGAATTTTGACAAATCCATGACCAGTCTTCCTGATGCCCAGACCGCTCTCAAAATGGTACACCTTATTGATTACCGAAATATTATACTTGACAGGGAAAATACAACAGTATTTCTAAAAGAAAAAGGAATGCGGATTGGTTTTGGAGGTATCGGAAAAGGATATGCTGCCGAGATGGCAAAACAAATTCTTATAAAACATAATGTACAGAGCGGCATAATTAATGCCAGCGGAGATCTTTCGGCATGGGGACTGCAGCCCAACGGCAAAAAATGGACCATCGGTGTGGCTGATCCTGACTCGCCAAATGCGGCATTCTCCTATATGGAAATCTCAAATAAGGCGGTGGCAACCTCGGGCAATTATGAAAAATTCGTGACCATTAACGGAAAAAAATATTCGCATACCATTGACCCAAAAACAGGACTTCCGATATCGGGAATAAAAAGCGTGACCATTATCGCCTCAAATGCAGAATTTGCAGATGCTATGGCAACTCCTATAGCGGTAATGGGGATTAAAGCAGGCTTGTTTTTAATAGATCAGATACCGGATCTATTTTGTATTATAATTGACGACAACAACAAAATTTACACTTCTAAAAACATTAACCTGAAATGA
- a CDS encoding DUF4266 domain-containing protein has protein sequence MKKPRQKNLVLLCSIALTGILLTSCTSVKEYQKGKINDSEMVLSNRKIEKTELSFQSYREGASGANSGKSGGGCGCN, from the coding sequence ATGAAAAAGCCAAGGCAAAAAAATCTCGTGCTTTTATGCAGTATTGCTTTAACAGGCATTCTTCTCACATCCTGCACCTCTGTAAAGGAATACCAGAAAGGAAAAATCAACGATTCTGAAATGGTACTTTCCAACAGGAAAATAGAAAAGACAGAACTTAGTTTTCAATCCTACCGTGAGGGAGCTTCCGGGGCCAATTCAGGAAAAAGCGGCGGCGGCTGCGGCTGTAACTAA
- a CDS encoding DUF3570 domain-containing protein, translating to MKRIFITGFALLALFQARAQNVPADSTSYKSNKLKLEEVNLVSSYYKQDGNNSAVTGGIGSEHLTDIANTIDVKLVKYGQTGIKHTFDIEAGIDHYTSASSDMIDLSANSSASSSDNRFYPSLTYLRENEEKGRTLGIGVSSSTEFDYQSFGGNIAFSQKTKDRNGEFTAKFQTFIDQLKLIEPVELRAPGSEGYESANRNTFAGTLSYSQVVNKNLQLMLVGDVISQNGYLSLPFHRVYFADGSVHQEKMPDTRLKIPLGIRASYFLGDNVIIRAYYRYYTDDWSLKAHTADLEIPVKLTQAFSVSPFYRYYTQTGTKYFKPYGEHTASDEYYTSNYDLSKFDSSFFGMGMKFTPLNGIFGLKHWNTLEIRYGHYTRTTNMTSDIISINIKYK from the coding sequence ATGAAAAGAATATTCATTACAGGATTTGCATTATTGGCATTATTTCAGGCAAGGGCGCAGAATGTCCCGGCCGATTCTACCAGTTATAAAAGCAATAAATTAAAATTGGAAGAAGTTAATCTGGTTTCGAGCTATTATAAACAAGACGGAAACAATTCAGCCGTTACGGGTGGAATCGGTTCTGAGCATCTAACTGATATTGCCAATACCATTGATGTTAAGCTGGTAAAATACGGCCAGACCGGAATCAAGCATACCTTTGATATTGAAGCCGGTATTGACCATTATACCTCTGCTTCATCAGATATGATTGACCTGAGCGCTAATTCATCTGCATCGTCTTCAGACAACCGCTTCTACCCTTCTTTGACCTACCTTAGGGAAAATGAAGAAAAAGGAAGAACGCTTGGAATCGGCGTTTCATCATCAACGGAATTTGATTACCAGTCTTTTGGAGGAAATATTGCCTTCTCGCAGAAAACAAAAGACAGAAACGGGGAATTCACGGCCAAATTCCAGACCTTTATAGATCAGCTCAAATTAATTGAGCCCGTTGAACTTCGTGCTCCGGGAAGTGAAGGTTATGAAAGTGCTAACAGAAATACTTTTGCAGGGACTTTGAGCTACTCCCAGGTTGTAAACAAAAACCTGCAGCTAATGCTTGTAGGGGACGTCATCAGCCAGAATGGCTATTTAAGTCTTCCTTTTCACAGGGTTTATTTTGCTGACGGCTCTGTCCATCAGGAAAAAATGCCCGATACAAGACTTAAAATCCCATTGGGAATAAGGGCCAGTTATTTCTTGGGAGATAACGTAATTATTCGCGCTTATTACAGATATTATACCGATGACTGGAGCCTGAAAGCACATACGGCTGACCTTGAAATTCCTGTAAAATTAACACAGGCGTTTTCTGTGAGTCCGTTCTACAGGTATTATACACAGACAGGAACGAAATATTTTAAACCGTACGGCGAACACACCGCTTCTGATGAATATTATACCAGCAACTATGATTTGTCTAAGTTTGACAGCAGTTTCTTTGGGATGGGAATGAAATTCACACCTCTTAATGGAATTTTTGGGCTCAAGCATTGGAATACGCTGGAGATTCGTTATGGGCATTATACCAGAACTACCAATATGACTTCTGATATTATCAGCATCAACATAAAATATAAATAA
- a CDS encoding PAS domain-containing sensor histidine kinase, translating into MSIKEKNGIKEVVLSDENNSENKVHPTGEKLPLQKIKISKKAVQPFSNSIKAEFHNKQIEPEILALKEQLDANEQYLLNLTNAINTTNASVEFDMDGNILNANKNFLKIMGYTAKDLLGKHHSLLVDPSYSKSNAYQFFWNSLKKGIHQRDEFILTEKNGKLIWFSGSYNPIFNTQGKPYKVLKIATDITLSKTQFLQLAVQAQEKEKRSSELVIANKELAFQNKEKEDRAAELIIANKELKFQNEQKEKRAEELINANKELAIQSIEKEKRAAELIIANKKLASEKILKEKRKVEKLKRAAELIVKNRELAYQEKRSSELTLANDELKKAQEELGSFSYSVSHDLRAPIRAINGYTQILIEDHADSIDDDGKKIIQAIVNNSNKMGILIDDLLAFSKLGRKEVSSSNINMTSLVNGVINDITFEKGENTPIFEIEELAPANGDSSLIKQVWINLISNAIKYSKYKPEIKIKIASTLQDHKIIYSIKDWGAGFDMAYYDKLFGVFQRLHSQEEFTGTGIGLAIVQKIVSRHSGAVWAESKLDEGAEFYFSLPNIKH; encoded by the coding sequence ATGAGCATTAAAGAAAAAAATGGTATTAAGGAAGTAGTGCTTTCTGATGAAAATAATTCAGAGAATAAGGTACATCCCACAGGAGAAAAGTTACCACTTCAGAAAATCAAAATATCAAAAAAAGCAGTTCAGCCTTTTAGCAACAGCATTAAAGCCGAATTTCACAATAAGCAAATAGAACCTGAAATTTTAGCACTTAAAGAACAACTTGATGCAAATGAACAGTATTTGTTAAATCTAACAAATGCTATAAACACCACAAACGCATCTGTTGAGTTCGATATGGATGGCAATATTTTAAATGCCAATAAAAATTTCCTCAAAATTATGGGCTACACTGCAAAAGATTTGCTGGGAAAGCATCATAGTCTTTTAGTTGATCCCTCCTATTCAAAATCAAATGCGTATCAGTTTTTTTGGAACAGCCTGAAAAAAGGTATTCATCAAAGGGACGAATTTATCCTGACGGAGAAAAACGGCAAATTAATATGGTTTTCGGGCAGTTATAATCCTATTTTCAATACTCAAGGGAAACCTTATAAGGTCTTAAAAATAGCAACAGACATAACACTTTCCAAAACACAATTTTTACAGCTGGCTGTCCAAGCTCAGGAAAAGGAAAAAAGATCATCTGAGTTAGTTATTGCAAATAAAGAACTTGCTTTTCAAAATAAGGAAAAGGAAGACCGTGCTGCAGAATTAATCATTGCAAATAAAGAATTAAAATTTCAGAATGAACAAAAAGAAAAACGAGCAGAAGAATTAATTAACGCCAATAAAGAACTGGCTATTCAGAGTATTGAAAAAGAAAAACGTGCTGCTGAACTTATAATAGCCAACAAAAAACTTGCTTCAGAAAAGATTTTGAAAGAGAAAAGAAAAGTGGAAAAGCTAAAAAGGGCTGCAGAATTAATAGTTAAAAACAGAGAACTTGCCTATCAGGAAAAGCGAAGCAGTGAACTGACCCTGGCTAATGATGAACTAAAAAAAGCGCAGGAAGAACTGGGATCATTTTCTTACTCAGTTTCACATGATCTGCGTGCACCTATTCGGGCGATTAACGGTTATACACAAATACTGATAGAGGATCATGCAGATTCAATAGATGATGATGGAAAAAAAATCATCCAAGCCATAGTCAACAACTCCAATAAAATGGGAATATTGATCGATGACCTGCTTGCTTTCAGCAAATTAGGACGCAAAGAGGTCTCATCTAGCAATATAAATATGACCTCACTAGTAAATGGAGTCATAAATGATATAACATTTGAAAAAGGTGAAAATACACCCATTTTTGAAATTGAAGAACTTGCCCCAGCAAATGGAGATTCCTCACTGATCAAACAGGTTTGGATCAATCTAATCTCTAATGCTATAAAATATTCAAAATACAAGCCAGAGATAAAAATCAAAATAGCATCAACGTTGCAAGACCACAAAATCATCTACAGTATAAAAGATTGGGGTGCAGGATTCGATATGGCTTATTATGATAAATTGTTTGGCGTTTTCCAGCGTCTGCACTCGCAGGAAGAATTTACAGGAACAGGCATTGGACTGGCGATTGTGCAAAAAATTGTCAGCCGGCATTCGGGAGCAGTTTGGGCAGAATCAAAACTAGATGAAGGTGCTGAATTTTACTTCAGCCTGCCGAATATTAAACATTAA
- a CDS encoding response regulator produces the protein MDYEDIEILFAEDSMEDAMLTVRALNKSGFTNKLLHVKDGAEALDFLYCRGIYSKRNPKLHPKLLLLDLKMPKMSGMQVLEKVKSDDALKSIPIVILTSSQEDPDIAECYSLGANSYIVKPVDSNNFFNAIKELGMYWMILSQPAN, from the coding sequence ATGGATTACGAAGATATTGAAATTTTATTTGCCGAAGACAGCATGGAAGATGCTATGCTGACCGTGCGCGCTCTTAATAAAAGCGGCTTTACAAACAAACTCCTGCATGTCAAGGATGGCGCCGAAGCGCTTGATTTTCTGTACTGCAGGGGAATCTATTCAAAGAGAAATCCAAAATTACATCCCAAACTTCTTCTCTTGGATTTAAAAATGCCCAAGATGTCAGGAATGCAGGTATTGGAAAAAGTCAAAAGCGATGATGCGCTTAAATCTATTCCAATAGTCATTCTTACCTCTTCCCAGGAAGATCCGGACATTGCAGAATGTTATAGTCTTGGTGCTAACAGTTACATTGTAAAACCTGTAGACAGCAACAACTTTTTTAATGCAATAAAAGAACTTGGGATGTATTGGATGATCCTGAGCCAGCCTGCTAATTAA
- a CDS encoding sensor histidine kinase — MKKDIRALILEDNTSDADLLIRHLRKSGVSFVTKIVDSRNVFEESLDTFLPDIILSDYTLPSFDAVSAFKIVKDRSLNIPFVIISGTIGEENAVMLIKEGVTDYVSKNNFSSLIQKINRALKEAEELVQKEELIEKLKIQTAALLKANQELELQNAEKEKRAIELLNANKELLAFNFISSHDLQEPLRKIQTFISIIMEKEINTMTEAGKNNLKRIHVSATRMRQLIEDLLEFSKVSVLEHPYEVSDLSAVIEDIKSEFSDAIDQKKAVFKINGLVPAYIRPFQFRQLIYNLISNSLKFSIPDIELHITIQSTILKYSEFKLLNLPGSTQVCDYWNLTFKDNGIGFEAQYNETVFIIFQRLHHIEEYPGTGIGLAIVKKIVENHNGIITADGNLNKGVLFNIYIPVIKQKF; from the coding sequence ATGAAAAAAGATATTAGAGCATTGATATTAGAAGACAATACTTCTGATGCAGATTTATTAATCCGTCACTTGAGAAAATCAGGGGTGTCGTTTGTAACAAAAATAGTCGATTCAAGAAATGTTTTTGAAGAATCTCTTGATACATTTTTGCCCGATATTATCCTATCAGATTATACGCTGCCTTCATTTGATGCTGTTTCTGCGTTTAAAATAGTAAAAGACAGGAGCCTTAATATACCCTTTGTCATAATTTCAGGTACTATTGGGGAAGAAAATGCTGTCATGCTTATAAAAGAAGGTGTTACGGATTATGTTTCCAAAAATAATTTCTCATCCCTGATCCAAAAAATAAATCGTGCCCTGAAAGAAGCAGAAGAATTAGTTCAGAAAGAAGAGCTTATTGAAAAACTAAAAATACAGACTGCAGCACTGCTTAAGGCAAATCAGGAACTCGAACTCCAAAATGCGGAGAAGGAAAAAAGAGCAATTGAGCTATTGAATGCAAATAAAGAACTGCTTGCTTTTAATTTTATCTCAAGCCATGACCTGCAGGAACCGCTGCGAAAAATTCAGACTTTCATTTCCATTATAATGGAAAAAGAGATCAACACGATGACTGAGGCGGGAAAAAACAATTTGAAACGCATACATGTCTCGGCAACAAGAATGAGACAGCTTATTGAAGATTTACTGGAATTTTCAAAAGTGAGTGTACTGGAACATCCCTATGAAGTGAGTGATTTGAGTGCTGTAATCGAAGATATTAAATCAGAATTTTCAGATGCAATTGATCAAAAAAAAGCTGTTTTTAAAATAAACGGATTAGTGCCTGCCTATATAAGGCCATTCCAATTTCGCCAGCTTATCTATAACCTGATATCAAACTCCTTAAAGTTCTCTATACCTGATATTGAACTTCATATTACCATACAATCTACTATACTTAAGTACAGTGAATTCAAGCTGCTTAATCTGCCAGGTAGTACGCAGGTTTGTGACTATTGGAATCTTACTTTTAAAGATAATGGAATTGGCTTTGAAGCTCAATACAACGAGACTGTCTTTATCATATTTCAAAGACTCCATCACATTGAGGAATATCCCGGAACGGGAATTGGTCTGGCTATTGTAAAGAAAATTGTAGAAAATCATAATGGAATTATAACCGCTGATGGTAATTTAAACAAGGGCGTTTTATTCAACATTTATATCCCAGTAATTAAACAAAAATTTTAA